A single genomic interval of Bacillus smithii harbors:
- the mraY gene encoding phospho-N-acetylmuramoyl-pentapeptide-transferase: MMEQVIFYTILMGFLITVLLSPIFIPFLRRLKFGQSIRKEGPKSHQKKSGTPTMGGIVILLSIIITTLVMTGKFSKPNVETYLLLFVTVGFGLLGFLDDFIKVVMKRNLGLTSKQKLLGQIIISVIFYFFYKQHHYSTELSIPFTDISVDLGWLYVLFVIFWLVGFSNAVNLTDGLDGLVSGTSAIAFGAFGVLAWNQSQYETAVFAMAVVGAVLGFLVFNAHPAKVFMGDTGSLALGGAIATISLLTKLELVLLVIGAVFVAETLSVILQVISFKTTGKRIFRMSPLHHHFELGGWSEWRVVVTFWTASLICAGLGIYIGVWD, from the coding sequence ATGATGGAACAAGTGATTTTCTATACGATCTTGATGGGGTTTTTAATCACTGTGCTTCTTTCGCCCATTTTTATCCCCTTTTTGAGAAGATTAAAATTTGGGCAAAGCATTCGCAAAGAAGGGCCAAAATCCCACCAGAAAAAATCAGGCACACCAACAATGGGCGGAATCGTTATTTTACTGTCTATCATCATTACGACTCTAGTGATGACCGGAAAGTTTTCCAAACCGAATGTGGAAACCTATCTATTGCTTTTTGTGACAGTTGGATTTGGTCTGCTTGGATTTTTAGATGATTTTATTAAAGTGGTGATGAAGCGGAATTTAGGGTTGACATCCAAGCAAAAATTGTTGGGTCAAATCATTATTTCCGTTATTTTTTATTTTTTCTATAAGCAGCATCATTATTCAACGGAGTTGTCCATTCCATTTACGGATATATCGGTCGATTTGGGCTGGTTGTATGTATTGTTTGTTATTTTTTGGCTTGTTGGTTTTTCCAATGCTGTCAACTTGACAGACGGTCTTGACGGGCTTGTTTCGGGAACGAGCGCGATTGCATTCGGGGCGTTCGGAGTGTTGGCTTGGAATCAATCGCAATATGAGACAGCTGTGTTTGCGATGGCAGTGGTGGGAGCTGTGTTAGGATTTCTCGTCTTTAATGCCCACCCGGCCAAAGTGTTTATGGGAGATACCGGTTCGTTGGCGCTTGGAGGTGCGATTGCCACCATTTCTTTGCTAACGAAGCTTGAGCTCGTCCTTCTGGTCATCGGTGCGGTGTTTGTCGCAGAGACGCTGTCTGTTATATTGCAAGTGATTTCTTTTAAAACGACCGGCAAGCGTATTTTCCGGATGAGTCCGCTGCATCATCATTTTGAGCTCGGCGGTTGGTCAGAATGGCGTGTCGTCGTGACTTTTTGGACGGCCTCTCTTATTTGTGCAGGACTAGGAATCTATATCGGAGTGTGGGACTAA
- the murD gene encoding UDP-N-acetylmuramoyl-L-alanine--D-glutamate ligase, with translation MKTITKFQHKKVLVLGLAKSGASAASLLHKLGAFVTVNDKKPLQENPQAQDLLEQGIKVITGSHPIELLDEGYEYIVKNPGIPYSNPLVRGALERGIPILTEIELAYLISEAPIIGITGTNGKTTTTTLIFEMLEKDGKRPLIAGNIGKVASKVAQKATEENIVVMELSSFQLMGIDTFRPHISIITNLYEAHLDYHGTKEEYAKAKANITRNQTEDDYLIINGDQEELIELTKFSKAKKVLFSTKRVIEDGAYIQDGIVYFRGEKLIDTEEIALPGSHNLENILAAVAAVKLAGGGNEAIRNVLKVFAGVKHRTQYVGEVNGRKFYNDSKATNTLATKAALSAFQSPIILLAGGLDRGNGFDDLIPYLKNVKAVITFGQTAEKISETARKAGIKTIVHAENVSDAVPKAYQLSEKGDIILLSPACASWDQYKTFEQRGDIFIEAVHRLK, from the coding sequence TTGAAAACGATCACTAAATTTCAGCATAAAAAAGTATTAGTATTGGGCCTCGCCAAAAGCGGAGCAAGCGCGGCTTCACTTCTACATAAGCTTGGCGCATTTGTCACAGTAAACGATAAAAAACCTTTGCAGGAAAATCCTCAAGCCCAAGATTTACTGGAACAGGGCATAAAGGTGATCACGGGTTCCCATCCCATCGAATTGTTGGATGAGGGATATGAGTATATCGTCAAAAATCCCGGCATTCCTTATTCGAACCCTCTTGTTCGGGGGGCTTTGGAACGTGGGATTCCGATTTTGACGGAAATAGAATTGGCTTATTTAATTTCGGAAGCTCCTATCATCGGCATTACCGGCACGAACGGCAAGACAACGACAACGACGTTAATTTTCGAGATGTTAGAAAAGGATGGGAAGCGGCCGCTTATCGCCGGAAATATTGGAAAAGTAGCTTCTAAAGTTGCCCAAAAGGCAACGGAAGAGAATATAGTGGTCATGGAATTGTCTTCTTTTCAGCTGATGGGGATTGATACGTTCAGGCCTCATATTTCCATTATTACGAATTTGTATGAGGCTCATCTTGATTACCATGGAACAAAAGAAGAATATGCAAAAGCGAAAGCGAATATTACGAGAAATCAAACAGAAGACGATTATCTGATTATCAATGGCGATCAAGAAGAACTAATTGAACTGACGAAATTTTCCAAAGCGAAAAAAGTTCTATTTTCCACTAAACGGGTGATTGAGGACGGAGCTTATATCCAAGACGGCATCGTCTATTTCCGTGGTGAAAAATTGATCGATACAGAGGAAATTGCTCTCCCGGGATCCCATAATTTAGAAAATATACTGGCTGCAGTTGCAGCCGTTAAATTGGCCGGCGGGGGAAATGAAGCGATTCGAAACGTGTTAAAAGTTTTCGCTGGAGTAAAACATCGCACTCAATATGTCGGTGAAGTGAATGGCCGAAAATTTTACAACGATTCGAAGGCAACGAATACGTTGGCGACTAAAGCCGCTTTAAGCGCCTTTCAAAGCCCGATTATTCTCCTTGCAGGCGGTCTGGACCGCGGAAACGGTTTTGACGATCTTATTCCTTATTTAAAAAATGTGAAAGCTGTCATTACATTTGGACAAACAGCAGAAAAAATTTCCGAAACGGCGCGCAAAGCGGGCATTAAAACGATTGTTCATGCGGAGAATGTGAGCGATGCAGTGCCAAAAGCATATCAGTTATCAGAGAAAGGGGACATTATTCTGTTATCGCCGGCATGCGCCAGCTGGGATCAGTATAAAACTTTCGAACAACGCGGTGATATTTTTATTGAGGCTGTGCATAGACTGAAGTAA
- the spoVE gene encoding stage V sporulation protein E: MSYKKSSPDFVLIVLTLSLLAIGLIMVYSASAVWAEYKFGDSFYFAKRQLLFAGAGVMAMFFLMNVEYWIWRSWSKVILLVCFALLILVLVPGVGTVRNGSRSWIGVGAFSIQPSEFMKLAMIVFLAKYLSERQKYITSFKKGLVPTLSLVFLAFGLIMLQPDLGTGTVMVGTCIVMIFISGAQIKHFAGFAFVGLIGFAGLILSAPYRMNRITSYLDPWSDPLGTGFQIIQSMYAIGPGGLFGLGLGESRQKFFYLPEPQNDFIFAILAEELGFIGGSIVLLLFTLLLWRGIRVALGAPDLYGSFLAVGIISMVAIQVMINVGVVTGLMPVTGITLPFLSYGGSSLTLVLAAIGILLNVSRYSRY; this comes from the coding sequence TTGTCTTACAAAAAGTCTTCCCCGGACTTTGTTTTAATTGTACTGACACTTAGTCTTTTGGCCATTGGGCTCATCATGGTTTACAGCGCCAGCGCCGTTTGGGCGGAATATAAGTTTGGTGATTCATTTTATTTTGCAAAAAGGCAGCTGCTTTTTGCCGGCGCTGGCGTCATGGCGATGTTCTTTCTCATGAACGTGGAGTATTGGATATGGCGTTCATGGTCAAAAGTCATTCTGCTTGTTTGTTTTGCATTGCTCATTCTTGTGCTAGTGCCGGGAGTGGGAACAGTCAGAAACGGTTCGCGAAGCTGGATCGGGGTCGGTGCGTTTTCCATCCAGCCATCCGAGTTTATGAAACTGGCTATGATCGTTTTTTTGGCAAAATATTTATCAGAACGGCAAAAGTACATTACCTCTTTTAAAAAAGGGCTGGTACCTACATTGTCTTTAGTGTTTTTGGCCTTTGGACTCATTATGCTCCAGCCGGATCTTGGAACAGGAACTGTCATGGTGGGCACATGCATTGTGATGATCTTTATCTCCGGTGCTCAAATCAAACATTTCGCTGGCTTTGCTTTTGTCGGGCTGATTGGTTTTGCGGGTCTTATTCTTTCGGCACCTTATCGGATGAACCGCATTACCTCTTATCTGGATCCGTGGTCTGATCCACTGGGAACCGGTTTTCAGATCATACAATCGATGTATGCTATTGGACCAGGAGGATTATTTGGGCTGGGCTTGGGAGAAAGCCGGCAAAAATTTTTCTATTTGCCGGAGCCGCAAAACGATTTTATTTTTGCCATCTTAGCGGAAGAATTGGGGTTTATCGGCGGCAGCATTGTGCTCCTTTTATTTACGCTTTTATTATGGAGGGGCATACGCGTTGCATTGGGGGCTCCAGATTTGTATGGAAGTTTTTTGGCAGTGGGCATTATTTCCATGGTGGCCATCCAAGTCATGATCAATGTGGGCGTGGTGACCGGATTGATGCCGGTCACCGGCATCACCCTTCCTTTCTTGAGTTATGGCGGTTCTTCCTTGACGCTTGTATTAGCAGCCATTGGGATTCTTTTAAATGTAAGTCGTTATTCCCGATATTAA
- the murG gene encoding undecaprenyldiphospho-muramoylpentapeptide beta-N-acetylglucosaminyltransferase — MKIVVSGGGTGGHIYPALALIRTIKEKHAETSFLYIGTEKGLESKLVPREGIEFRSIHITGFKRSLSFENVKTVARFLKGVRECKKWLKEYKPDIVIGTGGYVCGPVVYAASKLHIPTIIHEQNSVPGLTNKFLSKYVDKIAVCFEAAEEFFPREKVILTGNPRASEVVSAEKNGALRAFGLKENVPTVLIFGGSRGARPLNEAVVKSLPVLGNKPYQILYITGEIHFENVKKEVSLAGKPSNVAIAPFVHNMPEILKEVDLVVSRAGATTLAELTALGVPSILIPSPYVTNNHQEKNARTLADKGAAVLLLEKELSPERLVKELDAVLTNENRLKKMKQASSKLGIPDASDRLYQVMVELANSSDPQ; from the coding sequence ATGAAAATCGTCGTCAGTGGCGGCGGTACTGGAGGGCATATTTACCCGGCTTTGGCTCTCATCAGGACCATAAAAGAAAAACATGCCGAAACTTCTTTTTTGTATATCGGAACAGAGAAGGGATTAGAATCAAAGCTTGTTCCGAGAGAAGGAATTGAGTTTCGCTCTATTCATATTACGGGTTTTAAACGTTCTCTTTCTTTTGAAAACGTGAAAACGGTGGCTCGTTTTCTAAAGGGTGTAAGAGAATGCAAGAAGTGGCTGAAAGAGTATAAGCCGGATATTGTCATCGGTACCGGCGGCTATGTGTGCGGACCGGTCGTATACGCCGCGTCGAAATTACATATTCCCACCATCATACACGAACAAAACAGCGTTCCTGGTTTAACCAATAAATTTTTAAGCAAATATGTTGATAAAATAGCGGTTTGTTTTGAGGCAGCCGAGGAATTTTTCCCACGGGAAAAAGTCATTTTGACTGGAAATCCCCGGGCTTCCGAAGTGGTTTCTGCGGAGAAAAATGGGGCTTTGCGTGCATTTGGATTAAAAGAAAATGTTCCTACTGTGCTTATTTTTGGCGGAAGCAGGGGAGCAAGACCTTTAAATGAAGCAGTCGTCAAATCGCTGCCTGTGTTAGGAAACAAACCGTATCAAATTTTGTATATAACAGGAGAAATCCATTTTGAGAATGTCAAAAAGGAAGTCTCTTTAGCAGGAAAGCCGTCCAATGTCGCTATTGCTCCGTTTGTCCATAATATGCCGGAGATATTAAAAGAAGTAGATTTGGTTGTTTCTCGTGCCGGAGCAACTACTTTAGCAGAACTAACGGCGCTTGGAGTACCGAGCATCTTAATTCCGAGCCCTTATGTGACGAACAACCATCAAGAAAAAAATGCTCGGACTTTAGCCGATAAAGGAGCGGCAGTATTGCTTTTAGAAAAAGAATTGTCACCGGAGCGGCTGGTCAAGGAGCTGGATGCCGTTTTAACAAACGAGAATCGACTGAAAAAAATGAAGCAAGCTTCTTCCAAATTGGGAATTCCAGATGCATCTGATCGATTATACCAAGTAATGGTTGAACTGGCGAACTCATCGGATCCCCAATAA
- a CDS encoding cell division protein FtsQ/DivIB codes for MENGKIVSLEDRIPRLKEYRKRKANRRLILLLFLFFLLVLSVVYFLSPISHVKEVTVSGNHVLKTKDIIKWSNIENGMSIWKLNKDDVEKRLKKIPEIKSSDISVRFPNRIHIKIKEMKQIGYLANGDTYEPVLENGRVIKEKTVKIPKQLPILFDFKKDDVLKEMVKSLNELPVEIVNSISEIHYTPKKTDRYHITLYMNDGYEVRATLETFSKKMVYYPSIVSQLDPKVKGVIDLEVGTFFQSYKGEKKQNNR; via the coding sequence GTGGAAAATGGGAAAATCGTCTCGTTGGAGGATCGGATTCCTAGATTAAAAGAATATCGCAAAAGGAAGGCGAATCGCCGGCTGATTTTACTTCTTTTTCTTTTTTTCTTATTAGTGTTGTCAGTGGTCTATTTTTTGTCGCCTATCAGCCATGTAAAAGAAGTGACTGTTTCTGGAAACCATGTGCTGAAAACGAAAGATATTATCAAATGGAGCAATATTGAAAATGGAATGAGCATTTGGAAATTGAACAAGGACGATGTGGAAAAACGGCTAAAAAAAATACCCGAAATTAAATCATCAGACATATCCGTCCGGTTCCCGAACCGTATCCATATTAAAATCAAGGAAATGAAGCAAATCGGCTATCTCGCGAATGGCGACACATATGAACCGGTTCTGGAAAACGGACGTGTGATAAAAGAAAAAACTGTAAAGATTCCAAAACAATTACCCATTCTATTTGATTTTAAAAAAGATGATGTTTTAAAAGAAATGGTGAAATCGTTAAACGAATTGCCGGTTGAAATCGTCAATTCCATTTCAGAGATACACTACACACCGAAAAAAACGGATCGCTATCATATAACGCTTTATATGAATGATGGTTATGAAGTAAGAGCAACACTTGAGACGTTTTCGAAAAAAATGGTGTATTATCCTTCCATTGTTAGTCAATTGGATCCGAAAGTAAAAGGAGTTATCGATTTAGAAGTAGGTACTTTTTTTCAATCCTATAAAGGAGAAAAGAAACAAAACAATAGATAA
- the ftsA gene encoding cell division protein FtsA codes for MNSNEIYVSLDIGTSTVKVIIGEMVNDSLNIIGVGNVKSKGIKKGSIIDIDETVHSIKKAVEQAERMVGMEIKQVIVGIPANQVQLQPCSGVVAVSSENREITDEDVARVIDACQVMPIPQDREIINVLPKQFIVDGLDEINDPRGMIGVRLEMEGILITGSKTLLHNTLRCVERAGLEILEIVLQPLAAGTVALSRDEQILGTALIDIGGGSTTLTVFEQGHIKATTVFPVGGDHITKDLSVGLRTNTEDAEKIKIKFGHAFYDLASEDEVFSVPIIGSDQHQQFNQLEISDIIEARLEEIFELARQEMKRMGVHDLPGGIVLTGGVANMPGVMELAQSIFENRVRIAVPDYIGVRNPQFITSIGLIQYAYKTARMQGRTVSANPEPVMVPDARIQKEIEPQPSKEKVKPDKHKEEKFTAKMKRIFGYFFDE; via the coding sequence ATGAACAGCAATGAGATTTATGTCAGTCTTGACATCGGTACATCCACAGTTAAAGTCATTATCGGCGAAATGGTTAATGATTCATTAAATATCATCGGTGTCGGAAATGTAAAATCGAAAGGAATTAAGAAAGGATCCATTATTGATATAGATGAAACCGTTCATTCTATAAAAAAAGCAGTCGAACAAGCTGAAAGAATGGTTGGAATGGAGATCAAGCAAGTGATCGTTGGCATTCCGGCCAATCAAGTGCAGCTGCAGCCGTGCAGCGGAGTAGTCGCTGTATCTAGCGAGAATCGTGAAATTACAGATGAAGATGTTGCTAGAGTGATAGACGCCTGCCAAGTGATGCCGATTCCGCAGGATCGGGAAATAATCAATGTTTTGCCTAAACAATTTATCGTGGACGGATTGGATGAAATCAACGATCCAAGAGGAATGATAGGGGTCCGCTTGGAAATGGAAGGAATCTTAATAACCGGATCCAAAACTTTATTACATAATACATTACGTTGCGTAGAAAGAGCTGGACTGGAGATTCTGGAAATCGTCCTGCAGCCGTTGGCAGCCGGAACGGTGGCGTTATCACGGGACGAACAAATATTAGGCACTGCGTTGATTGATATTGGCGGAGGTTCAACCACCTTAACGGTATTTGAACAAGGACATATAAAAGCCACAACGGTTTTTCCTGTGGGCGGCGATCATATTACGAAAGATTTATCCGTTGGACTTCGGACCAATACGGAAGATGCCGAAAAAATAAAAATAAAATTCGGCCATGCGTTTTATGATCTTGCCTCGGAGGACGAAGTTTTCAGTGTGCCAATCATAGGAAGCGACCAACATCAGCAATTCAATCAATTAGAAATTTCTGATATTATTGAAGCTAGATTGGAAGAGATTTTTGAATTGGCACGGCAAGAAATGAAACGGATGGGTGTCCATGATTTGCCGGGCGGCATTGTTCTTACTGGCGGAGTTGCCAATATGCCAGGTGTGATGGAATTAGCTCAAAGCATTTTTGAAAATCGAGTACGCATTGCAGTTCCTGATTACATTGGTGTTCGAAATCCACAGTTTATCACATCTATTGGATTGATACAGTACGCTTACAAGACTGCAAGAATGCAAGGAAGAACGGTAAGTGCGAATCCGGAACCGGTCATGGTGCCGGACGCGAGAATTCAAAAAGAAATAGAACCGCAACCTTCGAAAGAAAAAGTGAAGCCTGACAAACATAAAGAAGAAAAATTTACTGCTAAAATGAAAAGAATTTTTGGTTACTTTTTTGATGAGTAG
- the ftsZ gene encoding cell division protein FtsZ, whose protein sequence is MLEFDMSVDSFASIKVIGVGGGGNNAVNRMIEHGVQGVEFIAVNTDAQALNLSKAEIKMQIGAKLTRGLGAGANPEVGKKAAEESKEQIEEALKGADMVFVTAGMGGGTGTGAAPVIAQISKDLGALTVGVVTRPFTFEGKKRANQAAGGIAAMKEAVDTLIVIPNDRLLEIVDKSTPMLEAFREADNVLRQGVQGISDLIAVPGLINLDFADVKTIMSNKGSALMGIGVASGENRAAEAAKKAISSPLLETSIDGAQGVLMNITGGTNLSLYEVQEAADIVASASDQEVNMIFGSVINENLKDEIVVTVIATGFKQDTSQNSKPIRTGLGQAKASAAPSSHIKREGKKEEASHFETPSRSNVQPLEDTLDIPTFLRNRNRRR, encoded by the coding sequence ATGTTGGAGTTTGATATGAGTGTAGATTCATTTGCGTCGATAAAAGTAATCGGTGTTGGCGGCGGAGGAAACAATGCGGTCAACCGTATGATTGAACATGGTGTACAAGGGGTAGAATTTATTGCCGTCAACACAGATGCACAAGCGTTGAATTTATCCAAAGCGGAAATCAAAATGCAAATTGGGGCCAAGCTGACCCGAGGATTGGGAGCCGGTGCCAACCCGGAAGTAGGAAAAAAAGCAGCTGAAGAAAGCAAAGAACAGATTGAAGAAGCGCTCAAAGGAGCGGATATGGTATTCGTAACAGCCGGTATGGGCGGCGGTACAGGAACCGGGGCCGCTCCGGTCATCGCTCAAATTTCAAAAGACTTAGGAGCTTTGACTGTTGGAGTCGTAACGCGCCCATTTACATTTGAAGGAAAAAAACGGGCAAACCAAGCAGCCGGGGGAATTGCGGCAATGAAAGAAGCGGTGGACACGTTAATTGTGATTCCGAATGACCGCCTTCTGGAAATTGTCGATAAGAGCACCCCGATGCTCGAAGCCTTCAGGGAAGCCGATAATGTATTGCGTCAAGGAGTTCAAGGCATTTCTGATTTGATTGCCGTTCCTGGATTGATTAACCTCGATTTTGCTGACGTCAAAACGATCATGTCTAATAAAGGATCAGCTTTGATGGGAATCGGAGTGGCTTCCGGTGAAAATCGGGCAGCAGAAGCTGCGAAAAAGGCTATTTCCAGTCCGCTTCTTGAAACGTCCATTGATGGCGCACAAGGTGTTCTCATGAATATTACGGGCGGAACAAACTTAAGCCTATATGAAGTACAAGAAGCAGCAGACATTGTAGCTTCTGCATCAGATCAAGAAGTCAATATGATTTTTGGATCTGTCATCAATGAGAATTTAAAAGACGAAATTGTCGTCACTGTCATTGCGACTGGATTTAAGCAAGATACATCACAAAACAGTAAACCGATTCGTACCGGATTGGGACAAGCCAAAGCGAGTGCTGCTCCTTCCAGTCATATCAAGCGTGAAGGAAAAAAAGAAGAAGCCTCTCACTTTGAAACACCTTCTCGTTCCAATGTTCAACCGCTGGAAGATACGCTTGATATTCCAACATTTTTACGCAATCGCAATCGCCGCAGATAA
- the spoIIGA gene encoding sigma-E processing peptidase SpoIIGA, whose translation MVVYLDVIWLLNLLVDSLLLWMTALFLKRQVSFFRILLGGIIGSCLVLLLATKFAPIAGNPAVKVLFSIWMVLAVFGYKRFRFFLSNLLTLYFATFLLGGILIGIHYFISFDSDLHSATLLANVKGFGDPISWVFVMLAIPVAWYFSKRRLEDFETAKIQYDQLVDVMIHFAGCQLELKGLVDSGNHLFDPLTKTPVMIVSTKGLENTLPREILEIAEEPDKFLNGELELNQKWADRVHFIPAQSVGKTRQLLLAFKSDGVEIQNQPRGTVSKALIHFTVQQLSADQSFACIVHPKLAATAPKESAS comes from the coding sequence TTGGTAGTCTATCTCGATGTGATATGGCTATTAAACTTGCTGGTGGACAGTTTGTTGTTATGGATGACGGCGCTTTTTTTAAAAAGGCAAGTGTCCTTTTTTCGTATTCTTCTCGGAGGGATAATCGGATCTTGCCTTGTTCTTCTATTGGCAACCAAGTTTGCGCCGATCGCGGGAAATCCGGCTGTGAAAGTTTTGTTCTCCATATGGATGGTATTGGCGGTGTTCGGCTATAAAAGGTTTCGCTTTTTTCTGTCCAATTTACTGACATTATATTTTGCAACTTTTCTGCTGGGGGGAATCTTAATAGGCATTCATTATTTTATTTCATTTGATTCCGATCTTCACTCCGCCACGCTTCTAGCAAATGTAAAAGGATTTGGCGATCCCATCAGCTGGGTGTTTGTCATGTTGGCGATTCCGGTTGCTTGGTATTTCTCTAAACGAAGATTGGAAGATTTTGAAACGGCCAAAATTCAATATGATCAACTTGTTGATGTGATGATTCATTTTGCCGGCTGCCAATTGGAATTGAAAGGGCTTGTCGACAGTGGCAATCACCTTTTCGATCCTTTGACAAAAACGCCCGTTATGATTGTTTCTACCAAAGGTCTGGAAAATACTCTTCCTAGAGAAATATTGGAAATAGCCGAAGAACCAGATAAGTTTTTAAATGGGGAATTAGAATTAAACCAAAAGTGGGCGGACCGGGTCCATTTCATTCCTGCTCAAAGCGTCGGAAAAACTCGTCAGCTTTTGCTGGCTTTTAAATCGGATGGGGTGGAAATCCAAAACCAACCTAGAGGAACTGTCAGCAAAGCATTGATTCATTTTACCGTTCAACAATTGTCGGCAGATCAATCTTTTGCATGTATCGTTCACCCGAAATTAGCGGCAACTGCCCCGAAAGAAAGTGCATCTTAA
- the sigE gene encoding RNA polymerase sporulation sigma factor SigE: MKKWRVRWTYLWYKLLIALGLKTDEIYYIGGSEALPPPLSKEEEKVLLEKLPKGDKAARSILIERNLRLVVYIARKFENTGINIEDLISIGTIGLIKAVNTFNPEKKIKLATYASRCIENEILMHLRRNNKIRSEVSFDEPLNVDWDGNELLLSDVLGTEDDIITKDLESTVDKKLLFKALHQLSDREKQIMELRFGLNGEEEKTQKDVADMLGISQSYISRLEKRIIQRLRKEFNKMV, translated from the coding sequence ATGAAAAAATGGAGAGTGCGATGGACGTATTTGTGGTATAAATTATTGATTGCTTTAGGATTAAAAACCGATGAAATTTATTACATCGGGGGGAGCGAGGCTCTTCCTCCGCCGCTGTCTAAAGAAGAAGAAAAAGTGCTGCTTGAGAAGCTGCCAAAAGGGGATAAAGCCGCTCGATCCATTTTAATTGAACGCAACTTAAGGCTGGTAGTCTACATCGCCCGAAAATTCGAGAATACAGGCATTAACATAGAAGATCTGATTAGTATCGGTACAATTGGTCTCATCAAAGCCGTTAACACGTTTAATCCTGAGAAAAAAATCAAATTAGCTACATATGCCTCTCGCTGTATTGAAAATGAAATTTTAATGCATTTAAGAAGAAACAATAAGATCCGTTCTGAAGTTTCCTTCGATGAGCCACTCAATGTCGATTGGGATGGAAACGAATTGCTTTTATCGGATGTGCTTGGTACTGAGGATGATATTATCACGAAAGACTTAGAATCGACTGTGGACAAAAAATTGTTGTTTAAAGCTTTGCATCAACTATCGGACAGAGAGAAGCAAATTATGGAGCTGAGATTCGGCCTGAACGGGGAAGAAGAAAAAACGCAAAAAGATGTCGCAGATATGCTTGGAATTTCCCAATCATACATTTCTCGGCTGGAAAAACGAATTATTCAAAGACTCCGAAAAGAGTTTAATAAAATGGTTTAA
- the sigG gene encoding RNA polymerase sporulation sigma factor SigG: protein MARNKVEICGVNTSKLPVLKNEEMRELFKQMQAGDISAREKLVNGNLRLVLSVIQRFNNRGEYVDDLFQVGCIGLMKSIDNFDLSQNVKFSTYAVPMIIGEIRRYLRDNNPIRVSRSLRDIAYKALQVRERLISETSKEPTAEEISKELDVPHEEIVFALDAIQDPVSLFEPIYNDGGDPIYVMDQLSDEKNLDSQWIEGIALKEGMKRLNEREKMIIRKRFFQGKTQMEVAEEIGISQAQVSRLEKAAIRQMNKNIQ from the coding sequence ATGGCTCGCAACAAAGTTGAAATCTGTGGTGTGAATACTTCTAAACTCCCTGTATTGAAAAATGAGGAGATGCGTGAGCTTTTTAAGCAAATGCAAGCAGGTGACATTTCTGCAAGAGAAAAGCTCGTTAATGGAAATCTTCGTCTTGTTTTAAGTGTGATCCAGCGGTTTAATAATCGCGGTGAATACGTGGATGACTTATTTCAAGTGGGCTGCATCGGATTAATGAAATCGATCGATAATTTTGATTTAAGTCAAAATGTTAAATTTTCCACTTATGCGGTCCCGATGATTATTGGGGAAATTCGCCGTTATTTGCGAGACAATAACCCAATCCGTGTTTCGCGTTCCCTTCGAGACATCGCCTATAAAGCGTTGCAAGTACGGGAACGGCTGATCAGTGAAACCTCAAAGGAACCAACAGCCGAAGAAATCAGCAAGGAATTGGATGTCCCCCATGAAGAAATTGTGTTCGCATTAGATGCCATTCAAGATCCCGTTTCTCTTTTTGAACCCATTTATAATGACGGGGGGGATCCCATTTATGTCATGGATCAGCTGAGCGACGAGAAAAATTTAGACAGCCAGTGGATTGAAGGGATCGCGCTTAAAGAAGGAATGAAGAGATTGAATGAACGCGAAAAAATGATCATAAGGAAACGCTTTTTCCAAGGAAAAACTCAAATGGAGGTGGCCGAAGAGATAGGCATTTCGCAAGCGCAAGTTTCAAGATTGGAAAAAGCGGCCATCCGACAAATGAATAAAAATATTCAATAA
- a CDS encoding YlmC/YmxH family sporulation protein: MARVSDFQVKDVVNVSDGKKLGNITDIEINLDTGKIDAIVMNNGGKVLGFFGKEEETVIPWSQIVKIGEDVILVRTRGSYYTQSKLEEPKE, translated from the coding sequence ATGGCAAGAGTCTCTGATTTTCAAGTGAAGGACGTTGTCAATGTTTCTGACGGAAAAAAGCTTGGAAATATAACGGATATTGAAATTAATCTCGATACTGGAAAAATTGATGCGATTGTGATGAATAACGGCGGAAAAGTCCTTGGCTTTTTTGGAAAAGAAGAAGAAACAGTCATACCTTGGAGTCAGATAGTAAAAATCGGCGAAGATGTGATTCTTGTCCGAACACGCGGATCTTATTATACTCAGTCGAAATTAGAAGAACCAAAAGAATAA